The window TGGGAAACGTTTTTAAACGGTTTCCGCGGCTGGCTGAACGGAAAAGTCAAATAGCCGGAACCTTATCAGGCGGCGAACAACAAATGCTTGCCATGGGTCGGGCGCTGATGAGTCGTCCTAGATTGTTATTACTTGATGAACCCTCCATGGGACTTGCGCCGCTCTTGGTAAAAGA is drawn from Pelorhabdus rhamnosifermentans and contains these coding sequences:
- a CDS encoding ATP-binding cassette domain-containing protein; amino-acid sequence: GYGAQNIVKQGISQVPEGRRIFANMTVLENLELGAYIRKDKKGIADDMGNVFKRFPRLAERKSQIAGTLSGGEQQMLAMGRALMSRPRLLLLDEPSMGLAPLLVK